One genomic window of Paenibacillus xylanilyticus includes the following:
- a CDS encoding DUF402 domain-containing protein, translated as MKRKFGDRANWRRITNRQFTCRFVQSKVFTGYITLYTIQDLKEPLWKTYGGSTFCIADKGYSWLQYYPKGEHFVVTAMFDDQQRIVEWYIDTCRSQGITDQGVPWFDDLYLDVVVLKDGEVFLLDEDELEDALSRKHITTGDYDLANRTAKELLHAIDAHVFPYFQLSLKHRQTLFENGEFRKNVQI; from the coding sequence ATGAAACGGAAATTCGGGGACCGCGCGAACTGGCGCCGGATTACGAACCGACAATTTACATGCCGGTTCGTACAATCCAAAGTTTTTACAGGTTACATTACGTTGTATACCATACAGGATTTGAAAGAACCCTTGTGGAAAACCTATGGGGGGAGTACGTTTTGCATCGCAGATAAAGGGTACTCATGGCTGCAGTATTATCCGAAGGGAGAGCATTTCGTGGTGACGGCCATGTTTGACGATCAGCAACGAATCGTTGAATGGTACATTGATACCTGTCGAAGCCAGGGCATAACGGATCAGGGGGTTCCCTGGTTTGATGATCTCTATCTCGATGTAGTTGTCCTGAAAGATGGAGAGGTATTTTTGCTGGATGAAGATGAGCTTGAAGATGCTCTTTCGCGCAAGCATATTACCACCGGCGATTATGATCTGGCTAACCGAACGGCCAAGGAATTGCTGCATGCTATTGATGCTCATGTGTTTCCTTATTTTCAACTATCATTGAAGCATCGGCAGACCTTGTTTGAAAACGGGGAGTTTCGCAAAAACGTTCAAATCTGA